The Populus alba chromosome 4, ASM523922v2, whole genome shotgun sequence genome contains a region encoding:
- the LOC118040416 gene encoding F-box/LRR-repeat protein 10 produces MASPEEEEEEQEEEEEEESLDQLPGTVLATIISKLDMASICSVASTCKTFNACASHILTFIPSFHLLDIAPSIDLLKPLMPPNPYLKSLKLDCARLDDSATNVFVRDSLHELYFHNCANFSGKLLSEIGGKCADLRYLYLGSVAEKRGRPIHISDLEELLRGCTQLEELILMFDVPLFLRHKFAQVWALASEKLTSLEIGCVSSVMVTELLSPSLGHHRSPNHVRPPILPGIQKLCLSVDYITDTMVSTISNVLMSLTHLDLRDAPLIEPTSAYDLTNSGLQQINQHGKLKHLSLVRSQEFLITYFRRVNDLGMLLMADNCANMESICLGGFCRVTDTGFKTILHSCSSLYKLRVSYGTHLTDLVFHDISATSLSLTHVSLRWCNLLTNHAIKNLVSNMRLKILDLRDCKHLGDGALISISTLPELKILLLDGSDISDFGLSYLRGVINSLVSLSVRGCKRLTDKCISALFEGSSKLELQQLDLSNLPNLSDNGVLTLAKCRVPISELRMRQCPLIGDASVMALASMQVDENRWHGCRLRLLDLYNCGGITQLSFWWLKKPYFPRLRWLGVTGSVSRDIVDALARNRPFLRVACQAEELGFNQWDNSHGFYMHDYDEVDELEQLLEEGEYIDEEMMDVDNDAELL; encoded by the exons ATGGCTAGCcctgaagaagaagaggaggagcaggaggaggaggaggaggaggagagctTGGATCAGCTACCAGGAACAGTGCTTGCAACAATAATTTCAAAACTCGACATGGCATCAATCTGCTCCGTTGCTTCCACCTGCAAGACCTTCAACGCTTGTGCTTCTCATATCCTCACTTTCATCCCCAGTTTTCACCTCCTT GATATTGCGCCttcaattgatttattaaagcctttAATGCCTCCCAATCCTTACCTTAAAAGCCTGAAGCTTGACTGCGCCCGACTTGATGATTCTGCTACTAATGTTTTCGTTCGGGATTCCTTGCATGAACTTTATTTCCATAATTGCGCAAATTTTAGTGGGAAATTGCTTTCTGAGATTGGAGGAAAGTGCGCGGATTTAAG GTATCTGTACTTGGGATCAGTGGCTGAAAAAAGAGGGCGCCCTATTCATATATCTGATCTGGAGGAGTTACTCAGAGGTTGCACACAATTAGAA GAACTGATTTTGATGTTTGATGTCCCATTATTTCTTCGTCATAAATTTGCTCAAGTATGGGCTTTGGCATCAGAAAAACTCACTTCTCTTGAAATTGGGTGTGTTTCTTCAGTGATGGTGACTGAACTGCTTAGCCCAAGTTTGGGACATCATCGATCACCAAATCATGTTCGACCACCCATTCTGCCTGGCATTCAGAAATTGTGCCTTTCTGTAGACTATATCACTGACACCATGGTTAGCACAATATCAAATGTTCTCATGTCCTTGACACATTTGGACCTTCGAGATGCCCCTCTCATAGAACCAACAAGTGCATATGATCTCACCAACTCTGGTCTTCAGCAGATTAATCAGCATGGAAAATTGAAACATCTCTCATTGGTTCGAAGCCAAGAATTCCTCATCACATATTTTAGACGTGTTAATGATCTGGGAATGCTGTTAATGGCTGACAACTGTGCAAACATGGAAAGTATTTGTCTTGGAGGCTTTTGTCGAGTTACAGATACAGGATTCAAAACAATCTTGCATTCATGCTCTAGTCTCTACAAGCTCAGGGTGTCTTATGGAACCCATTTAACTGATCTGGTCTTTCATGACATTTCTGCGACATCTTTGTCTTTAACTCATGTGAGCTTGAGATGGTGCAACCTTTTAACCAACCATGCAATAAAGAATTTGGTATCAAACATGCGCCTTAAAATTCTTGACTTGAGAGACTGCAAACACCTTGGGGATGGAGCCCTAATATCTATCAGCACTCTTCCGGAGTTGAAGATTTTACTACTGGATGGCTCCGATATAAGTGATTTTGGATTGTCATACTTAAGAGGAGTTATAAATTCGTTAGTCTCTCTGTCTGTGAGAGGGTGTAAGAGACTTACAGATAAATGCATCTCTGCCTTATTTGAAGGCTCTTCTAAACTAGAGTTACAACAATTGGACCTATCAAATCTTCCTAATCTCTCGGATAATGGAGTTCTGACACTCGCAAAATGTAGGGTTCCAATTTCTGAACTTAGAATGCGACAGTGTCCACTCATTGGTGATGCATCAGTCATGGCACTAGCGTCAATGCAGGTTGACGAGAACAGGTGGCATGGTTGTAGACTGCGGTTGTTGGATCTATACAACTGTGGCGGTATAACACAACTTTCATTCTGGTGGTTAAAGAAACCCTATTTTCCAAGGTTGAGATGGTTGGGAGTGACAGGAAGTGTAAGTCGGGATATTGTAGATGCTTTAGCTAGGAATAGACCATTCTTGCGTGTGGCATGCCAAGCTGAGGAGCTGGGGTTCAACCAGTGGGATAACTCACATGGTTTTTACATGCATGACTACGATGAGGTGGATGAACTTGAACAACTTCTCGAAGAAGGTGAGTATATTGATGAGGAGATGATGGATGTTGATAACGATGCAGAACTCCTGTAG
- the LOC118040417 gene encoding serine/threonine-protein kinase STY46 isoform X1, with product MVVMAMEDGGSDESCGSRVNENTNTNTTLSDSVLQGRQQQQRMQRKLEVYNEILRRLKESNHEEANLPGFDDQLWTHFNRLPTRYALDVNVERAEDVLTHKRLLRLAHDPANRPAIEIRLVQVHPTSDDNSADSSLDQDSPSKEAAQRKNMHPPPAFGSSPNLEALALEANKFDDQDGDNSVCADSKFFRPMHEITFSTDDKPKLLSQLTSLLADIGLNIQEAHAFSTVDGYSLDVFVVDGWPYEETEQLREALVKEVSKIEDQEQFRINYDTNHVAIPNDGTDVWEIDPKYLKFENKVASGSYGDLYKGTYCSQEVAIKILKPERVNSDLQKEFAQEVYIMRKVRHKNVVQFIGACTKPPSLCMVTEFMYGGSVYDYLHKHRGVFKLPNLLKVAIDVSKGMDYLHQNNIIHRDLKAANLLMDENEVVKVADFGVARVKAQTGIMTAETGTYRWMAPEVIEHKPYDHKADVFSFGIVLWELLTGKIPYEYLTPLQAAVGVVQKGLRPTIPKNTQPKLAELLEKCWQQDPALRPDFSEIIEILQQIAKEQVGDCGEWRKEKSSGRFLSVLRRK from the exons atggtGGTTATGGCGATGGAGGACGGTGGTAGTGATGAGAGCTGCGGCAGCAGAGTGAACGAGAACACGAACACGAACACGACATTGTCTGATTCGGTGTTACAAGGAAGGCAACAACAGCAAAGGATGCAGCGGAAACTTGAGGTTTACAATGAGATTCTTCGTCGTCTTAAAGAATCTAATCACGAAGAAGCTAATCTACCTGGTTTTGATGATCAACTCTGGACTCACTTCAATCGCCTCCCTACCAg ATATGCGTTAGATGTGAATGTGGAGAGAGCAGAAGATGTGTTAACGCATAAGAGATTGCTGCGTTTGGCTCATGATCCTGCTAATCGACCGGCGATTGAAATTCGCCTTGTTCAG GTTCATCCTACTTCTGATGACAATTCTGCTGACTCTAGCCTTGATCAAGACTCTCCTAGTAAAGAAGCAGCTCAAAGAAAGAA CATGCATCCACCGCCAGCCTTCGGTTCATCACCTAATCTTGAAGCACTGGCACttgaagcaaataaatttgatgATCAAGATGGTGATAATTCTGTGTGTGCTGATTCAAAGTTCTTCAG GCCCATGCATGAAATTACTTTTTCAACTGATGACAAGCCAAAACTCCTGAGTCAG CTGACTTCCTTACTTGCCGACATTGGGTTGAACATCCAAGAAGCGCACGCATTTTCGACAGTTGATGGCTACTCCTTAGATGTATTTGTTGTTGATGGTTGGCCATATGAG GAAACGGAGCAGCTCAGAGAAGCGTTGGTAAAGGAAGTGTCCAAGATTGAG GATCAAGAGCAATTTAGGATCAATTACGATACTAATCATGTTGCAATACCCAATGACGGGACTGATGTGTGGGAAATTGATcctaaatatttgaagtttgagAACAAAGTTGCCTCTGGATCATATGGTGATCT GTACAAAGGTACATACTGTAGTCAGGAAGTGGCTATCAAAATTCTCAAGCCTGAGCGAGTAAATTCAGACTTGCAGAAAGAATTCGCCCAAGAAGTTTACATTATGAG GAAAGTTCGGCATAAAAATGTCGTACAATTTATCGGTGCATGCACCAAGCCTCCAAGTTTGTGCATGGTAACAG AATTCATGTACGGAGGAAGTGTGTATGACTACCTACACAAGCATAGGGGTGTTTTTAAGCTGCCAAATTTACTTAAAGTAGCGATAGATGTTTCTAAAGGAATGGATTACTTgcaccaaaataatataatccatAGGGATTTGAAGGCTGCAAATCTTCTCATGGATGAAAATGAA GTAGTCAAGGTTGCTGATTTTGGTGTTGCCAGAGTGAAAGCTCAGACTGGAATTATGACTGCGGAAACTGGGACCTATAGATGGATGGCTCCTGAG GTCATTGAGCACAAGCCGTATGACCACAAGGCTGACGTATTTAGTTTTGGGATCGTGTTATGGGAGTTGTTAACTGGAAAG ATTCCATATGAATACTTAACCCCTTTACAAGCAGCTGTTGGAGTGGTTCAAAAG GGTCTACGGCCTACCATACCCAAGAATACTCAACCAAAGCTTGCCGAACTGCTAGAAAAATGCTGGCAACAGGATCCAGCTCTAAGGCCTGACTTCTCGGAGATTATTGAGATCCTGCAACAAATAGCAAAAGAG CAGGTTGGGGATTGTGGTGAATGGCGCAAGGAGAAATCGTCTGGCCGATTTCTATCTGTGCTCAGGAGGAAGTAA
- the LOC118040500 gene encoding heterodimeric geranylgeranyl pyrophosphate synthase small subunit, chloroplastic, whose amino-acid sequence MGVSSLIAIPSPLTTSIYLPVKSPNLYTKKLGKMSKIQCSLSVSSQSKTAQFDLKTYWTTLIGEINQELDRAVPIQYPDKIYEAMRYSVLAKGAKRAPPVMCVAACELFGGNRLAAFPTACALEMVHAASLIHDDLPCMDDDPSRRGQPSNHTIYGVDMAILAGDALFPLGFSHIVSQTPSDLVPEPRLLRVIAEIARAVGSTGMAAGQFLDLEGGPNAVEFVQEKKYGEMGECSAVCGGLLAGATDDEIRRLRRYGRAVGVLYQVVDDILEAKTMKSKLDEEEKRKKGKSYVAVYGVEKATEVAEELRAKAKKELDGFEKYGESVVPLYSFVDYAADRGFSFGESI is encoded by the exons ATGGGGGTATCTTCTCTTATAGCAATACCATCACCACTTACTACTTCTATCTACCTCCCTGTAAAAAGCCCAAATCTTTACACTAAAAAACTTGGCAAAAtgtcaaaaattcaatgttCTTTATCGGTTTCAAGCCAATCAAAGACAGCCCAGTTTGATTTAAAGACTTATTGGACAACCTTGATTGGAGAAATCAATCAGGAACTAGACCGAGCTGTTCCTATCCAGTATCCAGATAAGATTTATGAGGCCATGAGGTATTCTGTTCTTGCAAAAGGTGCTAAAAGAGCCCCTCCAGTTATGTGTGTTGCTGCTTGTGAACTCTTTGGTGGTAATCGCCTCGCCGCCTTCCCTACTGCTTGTGCTCTTGAAATG GTTCATGCAGCTTCGTTGATCCATGACGACCTTCCCTGCATGGATGATGACCCATCACGACGAGGTCAACCTTCAAACCACACAATTTATGGTGTTGATATGGCAATCCTTGCTGGGGATGCGCTCTTCCCTCTTGGCTTTAGCCATATTGTCTCCCAGACGCCTTCTGACCTTGTACCAGAGCCACGACTTCTCCGCGTGATTGCTGAGATTGCTCGTGCTGTGGGGTCCACAGGCATGGCTGCCGGGCAGTTCCTAGACCTTGAGGGCGGCCCTAATGCTGTTGAATTTGTTCAAGAGAAGAAATATGGTGAAATGGGTGAGTGCTCTGCAGTGTGTGGAGGATTGCTAGCTGGTGCTACGGATGATGAGATACGGAGATTGAGGAGATATGGAAGAGCTGTCGGTGTATTATATCAAGTCGTTGATGACATCTTGGAAGCAAAAACGATGAAGAGCAAGTTAGAtgaggaggagaagagaaagaaagggaagagCTATGTTGCTGTATACGGGGTTGAGAAGGCTACAGAGGTGGCGGAGGAGCTGAGAGCCAAGGCTAAAAAGGAACTGGATGGCTTTGAGAAATACGGCGAGAGTGTAGTGCCACTCTACAGCTTCGTGGACTACGCTGCTGATAGAGGTTTCAGTTTTGGCGAGTCAATTTAA
- the LOC118040417 gene encoding serine/threonine-protein kinase STY46 isoform X2 — translation MVVMAMEDGGSDESCGSRVNENTNTNTTLSDSVLQGRQQQQRMQRKLEVYNEILRRLKESNHEEANLPGFDDQLWTHFNRLPTRYALDVNVERAEDVLTHKRLLRLAHDPANRPAIEIRLVQVHPTSDDNSADSSLDQDSPSKEAAQRKNMHPPPAFGSSPNLEALALEANKFDDQDGDNSVCADSKFFRPMHEITFSTDDKPKLLSQLTSLLADIGLNIQEAHAFSTVDGYSLDVFVVDGWPYEETEQLREALVKEVSKIEDQEQFRINYDTNHVAIPNDGTDVWEIDPKYLKFENKVASGSYGDLYKGTYCSQEVAIKILKPERVNSDLQKEFAQEVYIMRKVRHKNVVQFIGACTKPPSLCMVTEFMYGGSVYDYLHKHRGVFKLPNLLKVAIDVSKGMDYLHQNNIIHRDLKAANLLMDENEVVKVADFGVARVKAQTGIMTAETGTYRWMAPEVIEHKPYDHKADVFSFGIVLWELLTGKIPYEYLTPLQAAVGVVQKGLRPTIPKNTQPKLAELLEKCWQQDPALRPDFSEIIEILQQIAKEVGDCGEWRKEKSSGRFLSVLRRK, via the exons atggtGGTTATGGCGATGGAGGACGGTGGTAGTGATGAGAGCTGCGGCAGCAGAGTGAACGAGAACACGAACACGAACACGACATTGTCTGATTCGGTGTTACAAGGAAGGCAACAACAGCAAAGGATGCAGCGGAAACTTGAGGTTTACAATGAGATTCTTCGTCGTCTTAAAGAATCTAATCACGAAGAAGCTAATCTACCTGGTTTTGATGATCAACTCTGGACTCACTTCAATCGCCTCCCTACCAg ATATGCGTTAGATGTGAATGTGGAGAGAGCAGAAGATGTGTTAACGCATAAGAGATTGCTGCGTTTGGCTCATGATCCTGCTAATCGACCGGCGATTGAAATTCGCCTTGTTCAG GTTCATCCTACTTCTGATGACAATTCTGCTGACTCTAGCCTTGATCAAGACTCTCCTAGTAAAGAAGCAGCTCAAAGAAAGAA CATGCATCCACCGCCAGCCTTCGGTTCATCACCTAATCTTGAAGCACTGGCACttgaagcaaataaatttgatgATCAAGATGGTGATAATTCTGTGTGTGCTGATTCAAAGTTCTTCAG GCCCATGCATGAAATTACTTTTTCAACTGATGACAAGCCAAAACTCCTGAGTCAG CTGACTTCCTTACTTGCCGACATTGGGTTGAACATCCAAGAAGCGCACGCATTTTCGACAGTTGATGGCTACTCCTTAGATGTATTTGTTGTTGATGGTTGGCCATATGAG GAAACGGAGCAGCTCAGAGAAGCGTTGGTAAAGGAAGTGTCCAAGATTGAG GATCAAGAGCAATTTAGGATCAATTACGATACTAATCATGTTGCAATACCCAATGACGGGACTGATGTGTGGGAAATTGATcctaaatatttgaagtttgagAACAAAGTTGCCTCTGGATCATATGGTGATCT GTACAAAGGTACATACTGTAGTCAGGAAGTGGCTATCAAAATTCTCAAGCCTGAGCGAGTAAATTCAGACTTGCAGAAAGAATTCGCCCAAGAAGTTTACATTATGAG GAAAGTTCGGCATAAAAATGTCGTACAATTTATCGGTGCATGCACCAAGCCTCCAAGTTTGTGCATGGTAACAG AATTCATGTACGGAGGAAGTGTGTATGACTACCTACACAAGCATAGGGGTGTTTTTAAGCTGCCAAATTTACTTAAAGTAGCGATAGATGTTTCTAAAGGAATGGATTACTTgcaccaaaataatataatccatAGGGATTTGAAGGCTGCAAATCTTCTCATGGATGAAAATGAA GTAGTCAAGGTTGCTGATTTTGGTGTTGCCAGAGTGAAAGCTCAGACTGGAATTATGACTGCGGAAACTGGGACCTATAGATGGATGGCTCCTGAG GTCATTGAGCACAAGCCGTATGACCACAAGGCTGACGTATTTAGTTTTGGGATCGTGTTATGGGAGTTGTTAACTGGAAAG ATTCCATATGAATACTTAACCCCTTTACAAGCAGCTGTTGGAGTGGTTCAAAAG GGTCTACGGCCTACCATACCCAAGAATACTCAACCAAAGCTTGCCGAACTGCTAGAAAAATGCTGGCAACAGGATCCAGCTCTAAGGCCTGACTTCTCGGAGATTATTGAGATCCTGCAACAAATAGCAAAAGAG GTTGGGGATTGTGGTGAATGGCGCAAGGAGAAATCGTCTGGCCGATTTCTATCTGTGCTCAGGAGGAAGTAA